A genomic stretch from Gorilla gorilla gorilla isolate KB3781 chromosome 20, NHGRI_mGorGor1-v2.1_pri, whole genome shotgun sequence includes:
- the ZNF77 gene encoding zinc finger protein 77 isoform X2 codes for MLETCRNLASLDCYIYVRTSGSSSQRDVFGNGISNDEEIVKFTGSDSWSIFGENWRFDNIGDQHQIPQRHLRSQLGRLCESNEGHQCGETLSQTANLLVHKSYRTEAKPSECTKCCKAFENRQRSHTGQRPCKECGQACSCLSCQSPPMKTQTVEKPCNCQDSRTASVTYVKSLSSKKSYECNKCGKAFTCPSSFRGHVNSHHGQKTHACKVCGKTFMYYSYLTRHVRTHTGEKPYECKECGKAFSCPSYFREHVRTHTGEKPYECKHCGKSFSCYSSFRDHVRTHTGEKPCQCKHCGKAFTCYSSLREHGRTHSGEKPYECKECGKAFRYPSSLRAHMRMHTGEKPYVCKQCGKAFGCPTYFRRHVKTHSGVKPYQCKECGKAYSFSSSLRIHVRTHTGEKPFECKHCGKAFSCHSSLREHVRTHSGEKPYECNQCGKAFSHAQYFQKHVRSHSGVKPYECTECGKAYSCSSSLRVHVRTHTGERPYECKQCGKTFRYLASLQAHVRTHAGA; via the exons ATTGTTACATTTATGTTAGAACCAGTGGATCAAGTTCTCAGAGGGACGTTTTTGGGAATGGAATATCCAATGATGAAGAAATTGTAAAGTTCACAGGAAGCGATTCCTGGTCTATTTTTGGAGAAAATTGGAGATTTGATAACATTGGAGATCAGCACCAAATCCCACAGAGGCATCTGAG AAGTCAGTTGGGGAGACTCTGTGAAAGTAATGAAGGTCATCAATGCGGAGAGACCTTAAGCCAGACTGCGAACCTTCTTGTGCACAAGAGTTACCGTACCGAAGCTAAACCCTCTGAGTGCACTAAGTGTTGCAAAGCCTTCGAGAATCGGCAGAGATCTCACACCGGACAGAGACCATGTAAGGAATGTGGGCAAGCCTGCAGCTGCCTCTCCTGCCAAAGCCCTCCTATGAAAACGCAGACTGTAGAGAAACCCTGTAATTGCCAGGACTCAAGGACAGCATCTGTGACATACGTGAAAAGTCTCAGCAGTAAAAAGTCTTATGAATGTAATAAATGTGGAAAAGCTTTCACTTGTCCCTCATCTTTCAGGGGACATGTGAATAGTCACCATGGGCAGAAAACCCATGCATGTAAAGTATGTGGGAAGACCTTTATGTATTACTCCTACCTTACACGGCACGTAAGAActcacacaggagagaaaccgTATGAGTGTAAggagtgtgggaaagccttcagctGTCCCTCATACTTTCGAGAACATGTCAGAacacacactggagagaaaccgtaTGAATGTAAGCATTGTGGAAAATCATTCAGCTGTTACTCCTCCTTTAGAGATCACGTGAGGAcgcacactggagagaaaccctgtcAGTGTAAACATTGCGGAAAAGCGTTCACTTGTTACTCGTCTCTTCGAGAACATGGGAGAACGCAcagtggagagaaaccctatgaatgtaaggaatgcgGCAAAGCCTTCAGGTACCCCTCCTCTCTGCGAGCACACATGAGAATGCACACCGGAGAGAAGCCCTATGTGTGCAAGCAGTGTGGGAAGGCCTTCGGATGTCCCACTTACTTTAGAAGACATGTGAAAACACACAGCGGGGTGAAGCCCTATCAATGTAAAGAGTGTGGGAAAGCCTACAGTTTTTCCTCCTCCCTTCGAATCCACGTGAGGACGcatactggagagaagccctTTGAGTGTAAGCattgtgggaaagccttcagctGTCACTCCTCCCTTCGAGAGCATGTGCGAACCCACAGCGGAGAGAAACCGTACGAATGTAatcaatgtgggaaagccttcagccaCGCTCAGTACTTTCAAAAGCATGTGAGATCACACAGTGGGGTCAAACCCTACGAATGTactgaatgtgggaaagcctacAGTTGTTCCTCGTCCCTTCGTGTGCAC